The Chloroherpetonaceae bacterium genome window below encodes:
- a CDS encoding ABC transporter ATP-binding protein, translated as MKLYFKTIRYLAPRGYQLTLTIVVSVLASLFSVVSISIILPLLDTVFNTQSKPISDSSPSNTFAPTFINTDEIKNNFLQFFQNTMQGQTREDTLLHICLFLIGIFVLKNFFIYLSNQLVYRVETKSTKKLRDDVFNKIIGMELGFFHNHRVGTLMNYVNNEVRFISETIGASFIIILRNAMMAFFYFLVLLIISWKLTLFALFTSLGSLLLIRIIGKLVREQADFMQQKMGDINSHLQEVFSGIKVVKSNVMENYETGRFSQFTDLFRRASVKISSLRGMISPLNETLGVSAIALVLWYGGLQVFQGSMQSIELIVFAFALFSAMGPIKIVAETVSRAQEGFPAAEKVFEILETKQSIENGTIQIKDLKHEILFKEVWFRYPSSPEGEYILKGVNLRIHKGETVALVGQSGSGKSTIVDLLLRFYDIEKGKILIDGIDIQEYDYHSLRALFGVVNQEVVLFNESIAGNIAYGLLEHTTQERVVEAAKLANAHDFILDETPNAYETNIGDRGTRLSGGQRQRLSIARAMLKNPPILIFDEATSALDNASEQKVQDAIDNAMRDRTSIVIAHRLSTIKNANRIYVLEKGVLLESGTHQELLTKAGAYHALYMMQFAQREKQELH; from the coding sequence ATGAAACTTTACTTTAAAACCATCCGGTATCTCGCACCGAGGGGTTATCAACTTACACTTACAATTGTTGTCAGTGTATTGGCTTCGCTTTTCAGCGTTGTTTCTATTTCCATTATCCTTCCTTTACTTGATACAGTTTTTAATACGCAATCAAAACCTATTTCTGATTCTTCCCCTTCAAATACATTCGCTCCTACATTCATTAATACTGATGAAATTAAAAACAACTTCCTTCAATTTTTCCAAAACACTATGCAAGGGCAAACACGCGAAGATACCCTTTTGCATATCTGCCTTTTTTTGATCGGGATTTTTGTACTCAAAAATTTTTTTATTTACCTCTCAAATCAATTGGTTTATCGAGTTGAGACGAAATCGACCAAAAAACTTCGAGACGATGTTTTCAATAAAATCATTGGAATGGAACTCGGGTTTTTTCATAATCATCGAGTAGGTACGTTGATGAATTATGTCAATAATGAAGTTCGTTTTATTAGTGAAACAATCGGAGCGAGCTTCATTATCATTCTAAGAAATGCAATGATGGCATTTTTTTATTTCCTTGTCTTACTCATTATCAGTTGGAAATTGACTCTTTTTGCTTTGTTTACTTCGCTTGGTAGCTTATTGCTCATTAGGATAATCGGTAAGCTGGTTCGTGAACAAGCAGATTTTATGCAGCAAAAAATGGGAGACATTAATTCCCATCTTCAAGAGGTCTTCAGTGGAATCAAGGTGGTTAAATCGAATGTTATGGAGAACTACGAGACGGGAAGATTTAGTCAGTTTACTGACCTTTTTCGGAGAGCAAGTGTGAAGATTTCTTCCTTGAGAGGAATGATTAGTCCACTTAACGAAACTCTTGGTGTAAGTGCGATTGCCTTGGTGCTTTGGTATGGGGGATTGCAGGTATTTCAAGGCTCTATGCAATCAATTGAATTGATTGTGTTTGCTTTTGCACTTTTTTCCGCGATGGGACCGATTAAAATCGTCGCCGAAACAGTTTCAAGGGCACAGGAAGGTTTTCCTGCGGCTGAAAAAGTATTTGAGATTTTAGAAACCAAACAAAGCATTGAAAACGGAACGATTCAAATCAAAGATTTGAAACACGAGATTTTGTTCAAAGAGGTGTGGTTTCGTTATCCCTCTTCACCTGAAGGCGAGTATATCTTAAAAGGGGTTAACCTTCGGATTCATAAAGGAGAAACCGTTGCATTGGTCGGGCAAAGCGGTTCCGGTAAATCAACGATTGTCGATTTACTCTTAAGGTTTTATGACATCGAAAAAGGAAAAATATTAATTGATGGAATTGATATTCAGGAATATGATTACCATTCTTTACGAGCTCTATTCGGCGTTGTAAATCAAGAAGTTGTGCTTTTCAATGAGTCAATTGCCGGAAATATCGCCTATGGACTTCTTGAACACACAACACAGGAACGAGTCGTTGAAGCGGCCAAATTGGCAAATGCTCATGACTTTATATTAGATGAAACCCCCAACGCTTATGAAACAAATATCGGAGATCGTGGAACAAGGCTTTCAGGTGGTCAGCGGCAGCGTTTATCAATAGCCCGCGCAATGCTTAAAAATCCGCCAATCTTAATTTTTGATGAAGCGACAAGTGCTCTTGATAATGCTTCTGAACAGAAAGTACAGGATGCAATCGATAATGCAATGAGAGATCGCACCTCTATCGTTATTGCTCATCGCCTTTCTACAATTAAAAATGCCAATCGTATCTATGTTCTTGAAAAAGGGGTCTTGTTGGAATCAGGAACACATCAAGAGCTACTTACCAAAGCCGGTGCCTATCATGCCCTTTATATGATGCAATTCGCTCAAAGAGAAAAACAAGAACTTCATTAA
- a CDS encoding tetratricopeptide repeat-containing sensor histidine kinase, protein MRNKVPKNLEEAKVEISRLNHFSWEMRLESPLKGIECALEAYELALQWNHVSGIAESLRNQGVLSWFLSDYNNALVKLLSGLNYAQASDDKSLESSILNWLGNTHERLGNNAAAFDYHLKSLNLRVLLNDKIGQAASLNNLGNLHWRMSDFATALDYYQQALRIREVSNDKITIGASLNNITVVYFHLGQYQNALNYAERSIAFFEDSIDKRGFANSLSNYALCLQKSGKLEESLEYASRSLELRRVIGDRQGEANSLNNIGLVLLQKKQFDEALEKFQESLAITEKIGDRFFEAETLINIASVYSSRAAISSEMKPTKESYVTDDLIDFSTVGPLGLFDHHLLKFAVEYIEKALKVAEEIQSKQWIYESYLALSKCYKMLGNTMEALRTYKAYHEVRELVFSERNEEKIKVLNVKFEMERKKKEAEIYRLKNVELAKKNLELQNAKALRSEFLKIAATDLKDPLATITSYADMLSESIDQFDPRYPGRIKHLSINMLDLINRLLRTGMLDSGNISFTRTPISLFDLTIMILESYRNIAQEKRIEIEIKNLTKNLAICDEERTAEIIQNLLSNAIKFSYPEKKILFEIFDFDPYRPGVHAITKILADLDLIALSITDEGQGFSEEDKKNLFKRFQRLSSEPTGGEPSVGLGLAISKELAEKQGGTLYLYSEGKNAGATFTLLLPKFQTN, encoded by the coding sequence ATGCGCAACAAAGTGCCAAAAAACCTTGAAGAAGCTAAGGTTGAGATTTCCCGTTTGAACCACTTTTCTTGGGAAATGAGGCTTGAGTCGCCATTGAAAGGCATTGAGTGTGCTTTAGAAGCTTATGAATTGGCGCTGCAATGGAATCATGTATCCGGTATTGCTGAATCTCTCCGAAATCAAGGTGTTCTCAGTTGGTTCCTCTCCGATTATAATAATGCCCTTGTAAAACTGTTAAGCGGATTAAACTATGCACAAGCAAGTGATGATAAATCGCTTGAATCTTCAATTCTTAACTGGCTTGGAAATACGCATGAGCGCTTGGGAAACAATGCAGCGGCTTTTGACTATCACTTGAAAAGTTTAAACCTTCGAGTTTTACTTAATGATAAAATCGGTCAAGCGGCTTCCCTCAATAATCTAGGAAATCTGCATTGGAGAATGTCCGACTTCGCAACAGCCCTCGACTATTATCAACAAGCCTTAAGAATTCGTGAAGTCAGTAATGATAAAATTACCATTGGGGCTTCGCTTAATAATATTACTGTTGTTTACTTTCATTTGGGGCAATACCAAAATGCCTTAAATTATGCTGAAAGAAGTATCGCTTTTTTTGAAGATTCAATTGATAAACGCGGTTTTGCAAATTCACTTAGCAACTACGCTCTTTGCTTGCAGAAATCGGGTAAACTTGAAGAGTCTCTTGAATATGCATCCCGTTCTTTGGAATTAAGAAGAGTTATTGGCGATCGGCAAGGTGAGGCAAATTCCCTCAACAACATTGGGCTTGTTTTGCTTCAGAAAAAACAATTCGATGAAGCACTTGAAAAATTTCAGGAAAGCCTTGCTATCACAGAGAAAATCGGGGATAGATTTTTTGAGGCAGAAACTTTAATCAATATTGCCTCAGTTTATTCTTCCCGAGCTGCTATATCCTCTGAAATGAAACCCACAAAAGAGTCTTATGTGACGGATGATTTAATAGACTTTTCGACCGTCGGCCCTTTAGGACTTTTTGACCATCATCTTTTGAAATTTGCCGTTGAGTATATCGAAAAGGCATTAAAGGTTGCGGAAGAAATTCAATCCAAGCAATGGATCTATGAATCTTATCTCGCACTCTCAAAATGTTATAAAATGCTCGGCAATACAATGGAGGCTTTGAGAACTTATAAAGCATATCATGAAGTAAGGGAATTGGTATTTAGTGAGCGAAACGAGGAAAAGATAAAAGTGTTGAACGTGAAGTTTGAAATGGAACGCAAAAAAAAGGAAGCGGAAATTTATCGACTTAAAAATGTAGAACTTGCCAAAAAGAATTTAGAGTTGCAAAATGCAAAAGCCCTAAGAAGTGAATTTTTGAAAATTGCTGCGACTGACCTCAAAGATCCTCTTGCTACTATTACCAGTTATGCTGACATGTTATCAGAGTCGATTGATCAATTCGATCCGAGATACCCCGGCAGAATCAAGCATTTATCAATCAATATGCTTGATTTAATTAATCGGCTCTTGCGAACCGGAATGCTCGATAGTGGGAACATTTCATTCACTCGAACCCCGATCTCGCTTTTTGATTTAACCATCATGATTTTAGAATCTTACCGAAATATTGCGCAAGAAAAAAGGATAGAAATTGAAATAAAAAATTTGACTAAAAATCTTGCGATTTGCGATGAGGAAAGAACTGCTGAGATTATTCAAAATCTCTTATCGAATGCCATCAAGTTTTCTTATCCCGAAAAAAAGATCCTTTTTGAAATTTTTGACTTTGATCCCTACCGGCCCGGTGTTCATGCCATAACAAAAATTCTTGCTGATTTAGATTTGATTGCACTTTCAATTACCGATGAAGGTCAAGGTTTTTCAGAAGAGGATAAAAAAAATCTATTCAAAAGATTCCAACGCCTTTCATCCGAACCAACAGGTGGCGAACCCTCCGTAGGGTTAGGTTTAGCGATCTCAAAGGAACTTGCA
- a CDS encoding glycosyltransferase family 9 protein codes for MRASLKIFFKRLETLNKRFLFRFVLRYIFRNQFIPNPIQLAEINHVLILRNDVIGDMVITTAFINFLLDFNPKLKISVVTSSHAEPVLRYDKRLSQIFILERTLSSLIKLIMNARGEYSVTFALSLNGVSRDAILANLLAPNSIKVTYDIGWPEDREYYRFLFNQQITVGHEEWPLWKKLISLGESVFGVSYPENQIRQSLYYPIEIEKEMNQFLKQYNIEPKSFLLFNLSARLDYKKWGETNNSEFINIFLSQYPKVPVIISSAPEDRSEALRIKENSGSKNIINTPESFGLFHVMALAQSARVVFSPDTAVIHFAATFNTPSYIICTALASHPVWQPCSTEFRTHYAHEFDPVSELKPQEVFNGFQLFLTEKKIYTS; via the coding sequence ATGCGGGCTTCACTGAAGATTTTTTTCAAGCGACTTGAAACTCTCAATAAGCGATTTCTTTTTCGATTTGTACTTCGCTACATCTTTCGAAATCAATTCATCCCTAATCCCATTCAACTCGCTGAAATCAATCACGTTTTAATTTTACGTAACGATGTGATTGGCGATATGGTGATAACCACTGCATTTATAAACTTTCTACTTGATTTTAACCCTAAGTTAAAAATCAGCGTTGTTACTTCCTCTCATGCCGAGCCAGTCCTCCGCTATGATAAGCGCTTAAGTCAGATTTTTATTTTGGAACGAACCCTTTCTTCGTTAATTAAACTCATCATGAATGCACGAGGTGAGTATAGTGTCACATTTGCTTTATCGCTCAATGGAGTAAGCCGAGATGCAATTTTAGCAAACCTGCTTGCACCCAATTCAATTAAGGTGACTTATGATATTGGTTGGCCGGAAGATCGAGAGTATTACCGCTTTCTCTTTAATCAGCAGATCACCGTTGGGCACGAGGAGTGGCCTTTGTGGAAAAAATTGATTTCACTTGGAGAATCTGTTTTTGGCGTGTCTTATCCAGAGAATCAAATTCGGCAAAGCCTTTATTATCCAATTGAAATTGAAAAAGAAATGAACCAATTTCTAAAGCAATACAATATTGAGCCAAAATCGTTTTTACTTTTTAACCTCTCAGCCCGCTTAGATTATAAAAAATGGGGTGAAACGAACAATTCTGAATTCATCAATATTTTTCTTTCTCAATACCCTAAGGTTCCGGTGATTATTTCTTCAGCACCCGAAGATCGTTCAGAGGCTTTGAGAATCAAGGAGAATAGTGGAAGTAAGAATATTATCAATACGCCGGAGTCGTTTGGGCTTTTTCATGTGATGGCACTGGCTCAATCGGCCCGAGTTGTTTTTTCGCCCGATACCGCTGTCATTCATTTTGCGGCAACCTTTAATACCCCAAGCTATATTATTTGCACTGCTCTTGCATCACATCCGGTTTGGCAACCTTGTTCAACTGAATTCAGAACGCACTATGCACATGAATTCGACCCTGTTTCAGAGTTGAAGCCACAAGAGGTTTTCAATGGCTTTCAATTATTTTTAACTGAAAAAAAAATATACACATCGTGA